The nucleotide sequence GCCAATGCACAGTCCGCTGCGGCAGCCGCGGAAGAGATGGCCTCATCGGTGTCGGAGATCAGTCGCCAGGTGCAGGATTCGCACAGGATATCGCGCGAGGCGGTAAGCCAGGTCGAGCAGACCAATGCGCGGATTGCCGATCTCGCCCAGTCCGCCAGTCGGATCGGCGAAGTGGTCAAGATGATCAGCGCGGTCGCGGAGCAGACCAATTTGCTGGCGCTGAACGCCACGATCGAGGCGGCGCGCGCCGGCGAGGCGGGACGGGGATTTGCCGTCGTCGCATCCGAGGTCAAGGCGCTTGCCGCGCAGACGGCGAAAGCGACCGAGGAAATCAGCGAGCAGATCGGCCAGATGCAGTCGGCGACCAATCAGTCGGTATCCGCGATTCAGGAAATCGGCGGCACCATCGGCCGCATCGCGGAAATCTCGCAGGCGATCGCAGCCGCCGTGGAAGAACAGGGCGCCACGACGCAGGAAATCTCCCGCAATGTGCAGCAGGCGGCGCAGGGCGCCACGCAGGTCGCCGGCAGCATCACCGACGTCAATCGCGGAGCGACCGATACCGGCGCGGCATCGACGCATGTGCACGGGCTGGCCCGGTCGCTGCTCGGACAGAGCAATCATCTCAAGGGCGAGGTGGAGAAATTCCTCTCGACCGTGCGCGCGGCGTAAGCTGATCGAAAACTGTTATGAAGAAAGATACGCGGGCGATGCCCGCGTATCCGAAACCCTCTTCGTACATTCGCCCGGCATCAGATCAGCGACGCCGGCGAAGTTTCGTCAGTGCACGCTGACGGCCTGAAGCTCGTTGCTCCATGCATTGGCGATCGCAGCCTCACGGCTGTCGGTCAGCATGATCGGGGTGCCGTCGGCGGCATGCAGCGCGAACAGTTTCAGCCCTGGCGCGATTTTCGGCGCCTGCGGAAACAGCCCCGGCACGTCCTCGGAACGGACTTGTTTCACGTAGGCGATGTGGCCTTCACCGAGATGGGCCAGCGCCTCAACGGAAACCTTTTCGGATTCGAAGGTAACACTCACGTCACTCATGGTCTCGACTCCTTCTGGGTCTAAGCGGTCGAGTCCGCTACTTGTTCCATTATTCGTGCTCATTGATAGCAATTGTCTTAACGACCCTTTCAGGCTCCGGCCTGGCGAGGTCGATCGACAACAGCCCGTTTTTCAGATCCGCGCCCAGCACGTGCATCCCCTCCGCCAGCACGAAGGTGCGCTGGAAGTGGCGCGCGGCGATGCCGCGATGGATGTATTGCCGGGCCTTGTCGTCCTGCTGGCGGCCCCGGATCACGAGCTGGTTTTCCTCAATGGTCACATCAAGTTGGTCACGGGTAAAACCCGCCACCGCGAGCGTGATACGCAACCGTTCGGGCTGACCGTTGGCACGGTCACACCGCTCGATGTTGTAGGGAGGATAACCGTCGGCGCCTTTGACGACGCGATCGAGCGCACGCTCGATTTCGTCGAACCCAAGCAGGAACGGACTGGATAACGAGGGAACACGAGACATTCCAAAGTCCTCTCGAAGCGACTTTGAGGGGCCCTTGCGGCGCCCCATTCAACCGGCCGGCCGACTTGCCGTCCGGTCAAGGAACAATATGGGGGTGATTTGGGAAGGGTTCAAGCGCCTCTGAAAGCTGCGTAAATCGGCCGCGGCGGGGTTTTCACAGGCTTTTGTGCAGGAAACTGACCGGTTCAGGAACCCACACGCTTGCGGCCGTCGGCGGTAAACAGATGCAGCTTGTCGCTGGCGGCCACCGCCCTGATTCGCTCACCGATCGCCGGACCGACGGCGCCGGGAATCCGCACGATGATTTCCCCCGGCGGCAATTCGCCCGGGGTGGCAGCGACGCCCTGAACTTCCTGCTGGCGGGTGCCGTAGATGAAGGTTTCGGCGCCGACGCGTTCGATCGCTTCCACGGTAAGGCCGAGCGCCACGCCGCCGGCAACCGTTTCGTTCGTGATGACGAAATCCTCAGGGCGAATGCCGAGAATGGCAGCTTCTGCGATGCGGGCATCGCCGGTCAGTTGCGACTTCAGTTCGTCGGAGCGGAGCGGCATCAGATTCATCGGCGGCGCACCGATGAAGGAGGCGACGAACGTGGTCGCGGGCTTCTGG is from Bradyrhizobium sp. AZCC 2176 and encodes:
- a CDS encoding DUF1150 family protein, with protein sequence MSDVSVTFESEKVSVEALAHLGEGHIAYVKQVRSEDVPGLFPQAPKIAPGLKLFALHAADGTPIMLTDSREAAIANAWSNELQAVSVH
- a CDS encoding Hsp20 family protein; amino-acid sequence: MSRVPSLSSPFLLGFDEIERALDRVVKGADGYPPYNIERCDRANGQPERLRITLAVAGFTRDQLDVTIEENQLVIRGRQQDDKARQYIHRGIAARHFQRTFVLAEGMHVLGADLKNGLLSIDLARPEPERVVKTIAINEHE